In the genome of Granulibacter bethesdensis CGDNIH1, one region contains:
- a CDS encoding TetR/AcrR family transcriptional regulator — MSVMECLSTEKRSQILAGAAKVFAEEGYEGASMSRIAHEAAVSKGTLYNHFQNKADLFSVYVQDACSTSLSHVFSNVKEDGAPEEVLLSVADRMLTMMTDPACIVIYRVVMAEAAKFPHVAQTFYQAGPAEAIRRLTLWLTGAAADGRLTVEDPQFAAEQFLALVQTRTGLRRRLCLDHDVDPAFRDYVVRETVRMFLDRYAPHT, encoded by the coding sequence ATGAGTGTTATGGAGTGTCTGTCGACGGAGAAACGCAGCCAGATCCTGGCCGGCGCGGCAAAGGTCTTTGCAGAAGAAGGCTATGAAGGCGCCAGCATGTCGCGCATTGCGCATGAGGCCGCTGTCTCCAAGGGCACGCTCTATAATCATTTCCAGAACAAGGCGGATCTTTTTTCCGTCTATGTGCAGGATGCCTGCTCCACCTCTCTCAGCCATGTTTTCTCCAACGTGAAGGAAGATGGCGCACCGGAGGAGGTTCTTCTTTCGGTCGCGGATCGCATGCTGACCATGATGACAGACCCGGCCTGCATAGTGATTTACCGGGTGGTCATGGCCGAGGCGGCGAAATTTCCCCATGTCGCGCAGACCTTCTATCAGGCAGGCCCCGCCGAGGCGATCAGGCGCCTGACACTATGGTTGACAGGGGCCGCCGCTGATGGCCGCCTAACGGTGGAAGATCCGCAATTCGCCGCCGAACAGTTCCTGGCCCTTGTTCAAACCCGCACCGGGCTGCGGCGGCGTCTGTGTCTGGATCACGACGTTGATCCGGCATTCCGGGACTATGTCGTCCGGGAAACCGTGCGTATGTTCCTTGATCGCTATGCCCCCCACACCTGA
- a CDS encoding efflux transporter outer membrane subunit, producing the protein MPFWLRKTARRISFSGSTLIVLALAGCKIGPTFVPPRQDEAAKPWAPRAGHFEAQPIASHVVPEPTEASWWSSFTDPVLTSLEQRVAANNLDVQTATVRLAESRAQLGGTRAALFPSLNGAASYQRLKPVSDRSLQVGLGKAGLNGLLAESGQKIEVPPIDYFRYGIDASWEIDLWGRVRRHIEAGEAQIQQNQEARRATLVSAMAEVALDYMRLRNVQADIDIVRRNAEVARQNLNLARQRQTGGLGSDLDVQNARAQLALTESALPALETQQTALINALSLLLGQAPQALSGELIVPRPVPPVPPRVPVGLPSDLVRRRPDVRQAEATLHEATANIGVAEASFLPRVIINANLMMSALTFADMGNWGSNTYGIGPMITLPIFEGGRLKANLDMATQQQKEAAIAYRKTVLQAFHDVSNAMAAYEDEQRRNEALRQSVDADRRAVGLAQNAYRNGLVTFLDVLNAERQLLAAERDLADSDAAISTNLVQLYKALGGGWENDAPVSLPIPVGNASSPVKAQ; encoded by the coding sequence ATGCCGTTTTGGTTGCGGAAGACAGCACGCCGGATCTCGTTCTCCGGTTCCACGCTGATTGTGCTGGCTCTGGCCGGCTGCAAGATAGGCCCGACCTTTGTGCCGCCCCGGCAGGATGAAGCAGCAAAACCATGGGCGCCGCGTGCCGGGCATTTTGAGGCACAGCCCATCGCCAGCCATGTCGTCCCTGAACCGACGGAAGCCAGTTGGTGGAGCAGTTTCACCGATCCCGTGCTGACCTCGCTGGAGCAGCGGGTGGCCGCCAATAATCTGGATGTGCAAACCGCCACTGTGCGTCTGGCTGAAAGCCGGGCGCAGCTGGGTGGTACCCGTGCGGCCCTGTTTCCATCCCTGAACGGGGCCGCGTCCTATCAACGACTCAAGCCTGTCAGTGATCGCTCTTTGCAGGTAGGGCTGGGAAAGGCGGGATTGAACGGGTTGCTGGCGGAATCCGGGCAGAAGATTGAAGTCCCCCCGATCGACTATTTCCGCTATGGTATTGATGCCAGTTGGGAAATTGATCTCTGGGGCCGTGTGCGGCGGCATATCGAGGCCGGGGAAGCGCAGATTCAGCAGAATCAGGAAGCGCGGCGTGCCACTCTGGTCAGCGCCATGGCGGAGGTCGCGCTGGATTACATGCGTTTGCGCAATGTGCAGGCGGATATCGACATCGTGCGCCGCAATGCCGAGGTGGCACGGCAAAACCTGAATCTGGCCCGGCAGCGGCAGACGGGTGGCTTGGGGTCTGATCTGGATGTGCAAAATGCCCGCGCCCAGCTGGCTCTGACGGAATCGGCGTTGCCGGCACTGGAAACACAGCAGACCGCCCTGATCAATGCGTTGAGCCTGCTGCTCGGGCAGGCTCCTCAGGCTTTGTCGGGGGAGCTGATCGTGCCGCGTCCCGTGCCCCCAGTGCCACCGCGCGTCCCGGTCGGGTTACCCTCAGATTTGGTCCGCCGCCGCCCTGATGTTCGGCAGGCCGAGGCGACCCTGCACGAAGCCACCGCCAATATCGGTGTGGCGGAGGCCAGTTTCCTGCCACGTGTGATCATCAATGCCAATCTGATGATGAGCGCGCTGACCTTTGCTGATATGGGCAACTGGGGATCGAACACATATGGGATCGGTCCGATGATCACACTGCCGATTTTTGAGGGTGGGCGTCTCAAGGCCAATCTGGATATGGCGACCCAGCAGCAGAAAGAGGCTGCCATTGCCTATCGCAAGACAGTGTTGCAAGCGTTTCACGATGTCAGCAATGCCATGGCTGCCTATGAAGACGAGCAGCGCCGCAACGAAGCCCTGCGTCAGAGCGTGGATGCTGACCGCCGTGCTGTCGGCTTGGCACAGAATGCGTATCGCAACGGGCTGGTCACGTTTCTGGATGTGCTGAATGCCGAGCGTCAGTTGCTGGCGGCGGAGCGTGATCTGGCCGATAGCGATGCCGCGATTTCCACCAATCTTGTGCAGCTTTACAAGGCGCTTGGCGGTGGATGGGAAAATGATGCACCTGTCTCCCTCCCGATACCGGTTGGCAACGCATCTTCACCCGTAAAGGCGCAATAA
- a CDS encoding DUF3649 domain-containing protein has product MQGRRWGVFSRIMAAMIGGYCATLAINAALAVLLPLPRAEAVIIAAMLSFPVFAGVIIWVFATRSASRAWAGLVLVTLPCAALGYWSATHPATPLTLHSDGGTKGKHR; this is encoded by the coding sequence ATGCAGGGACGCAGATGGGGAGTTTTCTCCCGCATCATGGCGGCCATGATCGGCGGATATTGTGCGACCCTCGCCATCAATGCCGCCCTGGCCGTGCTGCTGCCCCTGCCTCGTGCCGAAGCCGTCATTATTGCGGCCATGCTGTCTTTTCCGGTTTTCGCGGGGGTGATCATCTGGGTTTTCGCCACGCGCAGCGCCAGCCGCGCCTGGGCGGGCCTGGTGCTGGTAACACTGCCCTGCGCCGCGCTTGGTTACTGGTCCGCAACACATCCCGCGACTCCTCTCACCCTGCATTCTGACGGCGGCACGAAAGGAAAACACCGATGA
- a CDS encoding glycosyltransferase family 2 protein — protein MSLSPPLVSIVIAALNEEATIDRVCDELIDTLDGFIPFEVVVVDDGSTDQTPIRLSMLRTRHPALRVIRHPKRCGKTAALFTGVEAARGTWIVTMDADGQNDPRDVPAMVAALRSEGNRSPTGKAPLVAGIRRNRIDTQSRRHASRLANGIRARLLRDDCPDTGCGVKAFSREDFLRMPAFEGMHRFMPALFRSYGHTIVLQTIHDRARLAGQSKYTNFGRLMVGIRDTLGVMWLRNRIRLPQDSREV, from the coding sequence ATGAGTTTGTCGCCGCCGCTGGTCTCGATCGTCATTGCCGCGCTGAACGAGGAAGCCACCATCGACCGGGTCTGTGACGAGTTGATCGACACGCTGGACGGGTTCATCCCCTTCGAGGTCGTGGTGGTGGATGATGGCAGCACCGATCAGACGCCGATACGCCTGTCCATGCTGCGTACAAGACATCCGGCCCTGCGCGTGATCCGTCATCCGAAGCGTTGCGGCAAAACCGCCGCCCTGTTCACCGGTGTGGAAGCAGCCCGGGGAACATGGATCGTCACCATGGATGCGGACGGGCAGAACGACCCGCGCGACGTACCCGCCATGGTCGCCGCCCTGCGGAGTGAGGGCAATCGCTCCCCGACAGGAAAAGCGCCTCTGGTGGCGGGAATTCGCCGGAACCGCATCGATACGCAATCCCGCCGTCATGCCTCCCGGCTTGCCAACGGCATCCGCGCCCGACTGCTGCGGGATGACTGCCCCGACACAGGGTGCGGCGTGAAAGCGTTCAGCCGGGAGGACTTCCTCCGCATGCCCGCTTTCGAGGGCATGCACCGCTTCATGCCCGCCCTGTTCCGCAGCTATGGCCATACCATCGTGCTGCAAACCATCCATGATCGGGCGAGATTGGCCGGACAGTCAAAATACACCAATTTCGGCCGCCTGATGGTCGGGATCAGGGATACGCTGGGTGTGATGTGGCTGCGCAACCGGATAAGATTGCCGCAGGACAGTCGGGAAGTCTGA
- a CDS encoding ABC transporter ATP-binding protein, whose translation MRDVTLGFGPKIIQRNLSFDVRKGSIFAVMGGSGCGKSTVLKSMVGLLRPKAGRVYVEGNDYWGGSDADRTATGRRFGVLFQSAALWSSMTVGENIALPLEMFTKLAPRQIRSLVELKLGLVGMSHAIDLMPSELSGGMRKRAGLARALALDPDILFFDEPSAGLDPITSARLDDLIMTLRDGLGATIVIVSHELPSLFAIADDGVFLDAHTRTTIAHGAPRDLRDHCDDPQVRAFMNRDALNTEN comes from the coding sequence ATGCGAGACGTCACGCTGGGATTCGGCCCGAAGATCATTCAGCGCAATTTGTCTTTCGATGTGCGCAAAGGGTCGATCTTCGCCGTAATGGGTGGCTCCGGTTGCGGCAAGAGCACCGTGCTGAAAAGCATGGTCGGCTTGCTGCGCCCCAAAGCGGGCCGGGTCTATGTGGAAGGGAATGATTACTGGGGCGGCAGCGATGCCGACCGCACCGCGACCGGCCGCCGTTTCGGTGTGCTGTTCCAGAGCGCGGCGCTATGGAGTTCCATGACCGTCGGCGAAAATATCGCCTTGCCGCTGGAGATGTTTACGAAACTGGCGCCCCGCCAAATCCGTTCGCTGGTGGAATTGAAGCTTGGTCTGGTCGGAATGTCCCACGCGATCGATCTGATGCCGTCTGAACTGAGCGGCGGGATGCGCAAGCGTGCAGGGCTGGCGCGTGCTCTGGCGCTTGATCCCGACATCCTGTTCTTCGATGAGCCATCCGCCGGGCTGGATCCGATCACGTCCGCCAGGCTGGATGATCTGATCATGACGCTGCGGGATGGTCTGGGGGCCACCATCGTCATCGTCAGCCATGAACTGCCGAGCCTTTTCGCCATCGCCGATGACGGTGTGTTTCTGGATGCGCATACCAGGACCACGATCGCCCATGGTGCGCCACGCGACCTGCGGGATCATTGCGACGATCCACAAGTGCGTGCCTTCATGAACCGCGATGCCCTGAACACGGAGAACTGA
- a CDS encoding MlaD family protein — protein MVNRQTAVGAFVIGGFILGAAALMTFGHFRFFSQSIRAAVVFQGSISGLAVGAPVTFRGVRVGAVESIAINFDQEDQAAYIPVVIDLDPDQVTVVESQHENNSTLDLKRLIAHGLRAQLNMQSFVTGQSNVNLDFDPASPAPLHPRLTSLTEIPVKPSAIQKMKDVLADLPLKELAGSASAVMDNIRILSQRLDDDLPPLLASIRTSSEHSQKTLDVVAETMVDLQKNLSTTITNLNALLVNGNRQLDARSADAHVALLNIARTAQRATSTLDNLRSMTATGSESRVNLDDALRDIAAAAAALRGFASDVERNPQLLLTGRKQ, from the coding sequence ATGGTCAATCGTCAAACCGCCGTTGGTGCTTTCGTCATAGGCGGATTTATCCTCGGTGCCGCCGCGCTGATGACATTCGGACATTTCCGTTTCTTCTCACAGAGTATCCGCGCCGCCGTAGTGTTTCAGGGATCAATCAGCGGTCTTGCCGTCGGTGCGCCGGTGACGTTTCGCGGTGTGCGGGTCGGCGCCGTGGAAAGCATTGCCATCAATTTCGATCAGGAAGATCAGGCCGCCTATATTCCTGTGGTGATCGACCTTGATCCCGATCAGGTGACGGTGGTGGAAAGCCAGCATGAGAACAACAGCACGCTCGATCTGAAACGACTGATCGCCCATGGTCTGCGCGCGCAGTTGAACATGCAGAGTTTTGTGACCGGCCAATCCAACGTCAACCTGGATTTCGATCCGGCTTCTCCCGCGCCGCTGCATCCGCGTCTCACAAGCCTGACGGAAATTCCTGTCAAACCCTCGGCTATTCAGAAGATGAAGGATGTGCTGGCTGATCTGCCGCTTAAGGAACTTGCAGGAAGTGCCAGCGCTGTGATGGACAATATCCGCATCCTGTCGCAACGTCTGGATGATGATCTGCCACCGTTGCTGGCCAGCATTCGCACTTCCTCCGAGCACTCCCAAAAGACATTGGACGTCGTTGCAGAGACGATGGTTGATCTTCAGAAAAACCTGTCCACAACAATTACCAATCTGAACGCGCTGCTGGTGAACGGCAACAGACAACTCGATGCCCGCAGCGCCGATGCGCATGTCGCCTTACTGAACATTGCCCGCACTGCCCAGCGTGCGACCTCCACGCTCGATAATCTGCGCTCCATGACAGCAACAGGATCGGAAAGCCGCGTCAATCTGGATGATGCACTCCGTGACATTGCCGCCGCCGCCGCCGCCCTGCGCGGCTTTGCCAGCGATGTGGAGCGCAATCCGCAACTCCTGCTGACCGGACGGAAACAATGA
- a CDS encoding PqiC family protein — MRHPSALALSALLLFAGCAAPALRVYTLSAQESRAPAPESIPARQIIGLSRVQVPDYLDTQDIILRHGQELHRSSNGRWATRLSLGITAAIGDCLAARWPDAQIVQGPQSQSPDSRIQIVVTRFDVGEDGQALLEAGWTITRIGSKHPPERDRTVITASGPVKTDDDIARMMRSMLLQLADRIVRPAK, encoded by the coding sequence ATGAGACATCCTTCAGCTCTCGCTCTCTCCGCCCTGCTGCTATTCGCGGGTTGTGCTGCTCCAGCCTTGCGCGTCTATACGCTGAGTGCGCAGGAATCCCGCGCTCCGGCGCCTGAATCCATCCCTGCCAGACAGATCATCGGTCTGTCACGGGTGCAAGTGCCCGATTATCTCGACACACAGGACATTATCCTGCGCCATGGTCAGGAACTGCATCGCAGCAGCAATGGCCGCTGGGCGACCAGATTATCGCTGGGTATCACAGCCGCCATCGGTGACTGTCTGGCAGCCCGCTGGCCGGATGCCCAGATCGTACAGGGACCACAGAGCCAGTCACCGGATAGCCGCATCCAGATCGTTGTGACACGCTTCGATGTCGGCGAGGATGGTCAGGCCCTGCTGGAAGCCGGCTGGACCATCACCCGGATCGGCAGCAAACACCCACCGGAACGGGACAGGACGGTGATCACCGCCTCCGGACCCGTCAAAACCGATGATGATATTGCCCGCATGATGCGCAGCATGCTGCTGCAACTGGCTGACCGGATCGTCCGGCCAGCCAAGTAA
- a CDS encoding PepSY-associated TM helix domain-containing protein: MKKGFVQSMTWLHSWSGLVFGWLLFAVFLCGTLTIFDKEISQWMRPELPPIAMDTETAAKAASLYLQTQGLLNQAMREVTGHAPTTTADPAKPRTGTNRHGVRRWLITLPTRRVPELRVAASGPRREGTLIDQVTGAPLHIRQSQGGAFFFLFHFTLFADRTGEWFVGAAAMAMLAAIVSGVIIHFKRLLKDLFTFRPASSPQRSWLDAHAAGAVLALPFHTMFAYTGLFILFTQLMPSGIMARYPGQMTRFAEEAGIAPYARPETGMTAPLLPLDIFVRKAEARMGPGSAGYIAILNPGDRAQTVEIYRYDGDRVAWSRDHIAYDGTTGDMLHEAIMQGGVSTTAHTLWGLHYAQFGGRPVHWLYFLSGLASCGMIASGLVLFTIKRRQRHETDPVAHALFLAAEKLNVTFIAGISIACVAYLWANRLLPPDLPGHDQAEIKIFFGSWLLTLLHPLFRSPRRAWLEQLSLLAALLLLLPFLNMATTQTGLTHTLLDHGAERDWARAGVDLTGFMLGLAAGWAVWKIAVHRPKTTRSGRSAVTAGA, translated from the coding sequence ATGAAAAAGGGGTTCGTGCAGTCCATGACCTGGCTGCATAGCTGGAGCGGGCTGGTGTTCGGCTGGCTGCTGTTCGCGGTGTTTCTGTGCGGCACGCTGACGATTTTCGACAAGGAAATCAGCCAGTGGATGCGGCCTGAGCTTCCACCCATCGCCATGGATACGGAAACGGCAGCCAAAGCCGCCTCCCTCTATCTACAGACGCAGGGGCTGCTTAATCAGGCCATGCGGGAGGTCACTGGCCACGCGCCGACAACCACCGCCGATCCAGCAAAGCCACGCACCGGGACCAATCGGCATGGAGTCCGCCGCTGGCTGATCACTCTTCCCACAAGACGCGTGCCGGAACTGCGGGTGGCAGCATCCGGTCCTCGTCGCGAGGGCACGCTGATTGATCAGGTCACGGGTGCACCGCTTCACATCCGACAAAGTCAGGGGGGAGCATTCTTCTTCCTTTTCCATTTCACCCTGTTTGCCGACCGGACCGGAGAATGGTTCGTGGGGGCCGCCGCGATGGCCATGCTCGCCGCCATTGTCAGCGGCGTGATCATTCACTTCAAGCGGTTGCTGAAGGATCTTTTCACCTTCCGCCCCGCTTCCTCCCCGCAGCGTTCATGGCTGGATGCCCATGCCGCCGGAGCCGTGCTGGCACTGCCTTTCCACACCATGTTCGCCTATACCGGGCTGTTCATCCTGTTCACCCAGCTGATGCCCAGCGGGATCATGGCCCGCTATCCCGGTCAGATGACGCGCTTTGCCGAGGAAGCAGGGATTGCCCCCTATGCCCGTCCGGAAACCGGAATGACCGCTCCATTGCTGCCGCTCGATATTTTTGTCCGCAAGGCGGAAGCCCGTATGGGGCCGGGCAGCGCCGGTTATATCGCAATCCTCAATCCGGGAGACCGGGCGCAGACGGTTGAAATCTATCGCTATGACGGTGACCGTGTCGCATGGAGCCGTGATCACATCGCCTATGACGGCACCACCGGAGACATGCTGCATGAAGCGATCATGCAAGGTGGGGTCTCCACCACGGCCCATACTCTCTGGGGGTTGCATTACGCCCAGTTCGGAGGCCGGCCGGTTCACTGGCTGTATTTTCTCAGCGGGCTGGCCAGTTGCGGGATGATCGCCAGCGGGCTGGTGCTGTTCACGATCAAGCGGCGGCAGCGGCATGAGACCGATCCTGTGGCCCATGCGCTTTTTCTGGCCGCCGAAAAATTGAACGTCACCTTCATCGCCGGGATCAGCATCGCCTGCGTGGCCTATTTATGGGCCAACCGGCTGCTGCCACCCGATCTGCCGGGACATGATCAGGCGGAAATCAAAATCTTCTTCGGGAGTTGGCTGCTGACGCTGTTGCATCCGCTGTTCCGTTCGCCTCGCCGGGCCTGGCTGGAACAGCTTTCCCTGCTGGCCGCGCTGTTGCTGCTGCTGCCCTTTCTGAACATGGCCACGACACAAACCGGCCTGACACACACACTGCTCGATCACGGTGCGGAACGGGACTGGGCGCGGGCAGGCGTTGATCTGACCGGTTTCATGCTCGGGCTGGCCGCGGGCTGGGCCGTCTGGAAAATCGCGGTGCATCGTCCGAAAACCACTCGTTCCGGTCGTTCGGCGGTCACGGCAGGAGCCTGA
- a CDS encoding DUF3325 domain-containing protein has protein sequence MMPPLALLAAFLIAFAAFTAIAWSMERHKRQMAPSIPLKKKEKPDWHDQIGRLAGWIGLVVALILCAIGFGWAAGPVAWFGVLTMAAITLALVLAYRPVATRQAAGMASLLAALLCAVSLLS, from the coding sequence ATGATGCCTCCCCTTGCTCTGCTGGCCGCTTTTCTGATCGCTTTCGCTGCTTTTACCGCCATCGCATGGAGCATGGAGCGGCATAAGCGGCAAATGGCACCCTCGATCCCTTTGAAAAAAAAGGAAAAGCCGGACTGGCATGACCAGATTGGCAGACTCGCCGGATGGATCGGGCTGGTGGTGGCCTTGATACTCTGCGCCATCGGGTTTGGCTGGGCCGCGGGGCCGGTCGCATGGTTTGGCGTGCTGACAATGGCTGCCATCACGCTGGCATTGGTTTTGGCCTATCGTCCCGTGGCAACCCGTCAGGCCGCTGGTATGGCTTCCTTGCTGGCCGCGTTGCTCTGTGCAGTGTCCCTGCTGTCCTGA
- a CDS encoding ABC transporter permease, with protein sequence MGIDQTSASILSPAWTMASEGMVATLSLSGEWTVASGGLNTRPINAFPVGTERLLIDVSALQRWDSALISFLWSLEQRCNTSGITLDNSTLPHSARGLLALLPEHPHPSAPAPAKHFAPVQAIGASTLSMLTECGTVTELGVETLRGAGATLFGGHGMRWRDLLRDISDAGPSALLIVGIVNFLMGSILAFVGAVQLRKFAADIYVANLVGLASVREMSAVMTAIIMAGRTGGAYAARIATMTGNEEIDALRVFGIPVSRYLLLPSIAALVLTMPILYLYACLISLVGGYIVSQGMLDVTMAGFWNHLFGSVHIDQFVFGFVKTITFAMLIGLVSCRIGLKAGRSAADVGVAATRAVVSGIVGVIALDSMFAVLATIIGI encoded by the coding sequence ATGGGAATCGACCAGACCAGTGCCTCCATCCTGTCGCCTGCATGGACCATGGCCAGTGAGGGCATGGTGGCAACACTCAGCCTGTCGGGTGAATGGACTGTCGCATCGGGTGGGCTGAACACCCGACCGATCAATGCCTTTCCAGTTGGCACGGAACGATTGCTGATCGACGTTTCCGCATTGCAGCGCTGGGATTCCGCGCTGATCTCCTTTCTTTGGTCGCTGGAGCAGCGATGCAACACCAGCGGAATCACGCTGGATAACAGCACATTGCCGCACTCTGCCAGAGGTCTGCTCGCCTTGCTGCCGGAGCATCCACACCCATCTGCCCCCGCTCCGGCAAAGCATTTTGCGCCGGTTCAGGCCATCGGTGCCTCGACCCTGTCCATGCTCACGGAATGCGGCACCGTGACGGAGCTGGGCGTGGAAACCCTGCGCGGTGCAGGGGCCACCCTGTTTGGCGGACATGGCATGCGCTGGCGCGATCTGCTGCGTGATATCAGCGATGCCGGGCCTTCCGCTTTGCTGATCGTGGGCATCGTGAATTTTCTGATGGGGTCCATCCTCGCTTTTGTCGGCGCGGTGCAATTGCGCAAATTCGCCGCAGATATTTACGTCGCCAATCTGGTAGGGCTGGCCTCGGTCCGCGAAATGTCGGCGGTGATGACAGCCATCATCATGGCGGGACGTACCGGCGGAGCCTATGCTGCGCGCATTGCCACCATGACCGGAAATGAGGAAATCGACGCGCTGCGCGTGTTCGGGATTCCGGTCTCACGCTATTTGCTACTGCCCTCCATCGCGGCGCTGGTACTGACCATGCCCATTCTCTATCTGTATGCCTGCCTGATCAGCCTTGTCGGAGGCTATATCGTCTCACAGGGGATGCTGGATGTGACCATGGCCGGTTTCTGGAATCATTTGTTCGGCTCAGTCCATATCGACCAGTTCGTATTCGGCTTTGTCAAAACCATCACCTTTGCCATGCTGATCGGGCTGGTCAGCTGCCGGATCGGTCTCAAGGCCGGACGCAGCGCCGCCGATGTCGGTGTGGCCGCAACCCGCGCCGTGGTCAGCGGAATCGTCGGCGTCATCGCGCTGGATTCCATGTTCGCTGTCCTTGCCACCATCATCGGGATTTAA